The sequence TCGGCGCGCTCCGCACGCTCGTTGCGCTCCTCGAGCTCGTCCGCCTCGTCCTCTGCCTCGTCGCCACGCGGCAGAACCACGGGCTGATGCATGCTCTGCTGAGCTGCGGCGATGATGCGCAGGTAATGCTCGGCGTGCTGGAGATAATTCTCGGACATCACGCGGTCGCCGGCAGCGGCGGCGTCGCGCGCCAGCTGCTGGTACTTCTCGGCGACATGGTGCGCGGTCCCGCGGATCTTCACATCGGGGCCGTTGGACTCATAGGTCCGCGAAAGCGGATTCGGTCCCTTGCGGCCACCACGACCGCGGATGCGCTTGTTGCTCTGATTTCCTGGTCTCATTCTGCCGTTAACTCTCAAGAACGGCGACCGGCAAATCCGGTCAGGAGTCCGGTCCACCATCGGGACCGGCGCCATGAAACGCAACTGCACAAGGCCTGTGTTGCGTGGGCCGATCAAGACAGACCTTCGGCGGGACGCGATACGACTGACGCCGTTCATTCCCGCTGGATTTTAAGGGTTCATCTTGAACAGACCGATGCCGAGCAACCCCGGGACCATCTGGTCCACCGGGCATCTTTGCCGACGGTTAGTTCCGTCGTGCGATGCGAGATCTGGCCGGAACGAAAACTATCGTACTGCCTACCCGTGGCTTCGAATGCCACCCCCGTCGGGTCTCGGCGAGGTGAACCTAGCCCTTTCCGCCAGGTTTTCCAAGCGTCTTTTTCACAAGCACTGTATCTGCCGCTATTTTGCAACACATGCTGCGCGCACAACCCGATCCTGCCCGGCAAGATCTTGAAATACTTGAATATCCTCAAGACCGGCCGATCTGGCCATTTCCGACACGGCCCCTGCCTGCGATGCACCGATTTCCAGAAAAAGCGGCGCGAATCGTCCAAGCAGTGCCCGCGTCTGAGGCAGGATCACCCGGTAGGCATCCAGACCATCTTCGCCGGCAAACAAGGCAGCGCGGGGATCGTGGTCCCTCACCTCTCGGGAGAGCTGAGATTCTTCCGTAAGGGAAATATAGGGCGGATTCGAGACAAGGAAATCCATGCCCGGCGCGAGCATCGAGGCAAAGTCTCCCAGACACGGCAGGAACCGCTCGCCGACGCCGTTCCGCACGGCGTTGTCGCGGGCCGTTGCCAGCGCCCCCGGCGCCATGTCCGTGGCCACGGCAACCGCGTTCGGCAGCTCGCTGAGCAGGGCGATGGCGATAGCCCCGCTTCCCGTGCCCAGATCCGCGAACCGGTAGGGATGCTCACGCCCCTGCGCGCCTGCGCACCAGTCGAGGACCGCCTCCACCAGGCGCTCGGTGTCGGGACGCGGCTCCAGCACGTCGCACGACAGGGCGAAGGTCAGCCCCCAGAATTCGCGAAGGCCCAGGATGCGGCCGACCGGCTCGCCAGCCAGCCGCCGGGCGATATGACTGAGCGCCCGCGCGAGCTCCTCGTCTGTGAGCTCGCGGTCGGGATCGGTAAGGGGAACGACCGGCTCCACACCGGCGGCTGCGGCAACCAGAAGCCGCGCGTCCAGCGCCGCCGTCTCCACGCCCGCCGCCACAAGGCGCGCCCGCGCCTCGCGGCAGAGCGCGCCGATCCGACGGTCGTCCGGACCTGCGCTCACAGTCCTTCCGCCGCCAGCAGGGTTGCCTGATGGTCGAGCGCCAGCGGCTCGATCACATCGTCCAGCGCCTCGCCGCTGACCACCTCGGGGAGCTTGTAGAGCGTCAGGCCGATCCTATGGTCGGTCACCCGGCCTTGCGGAAAGTTGTAGGTGCGGATGCGTTCGGACCGGTCGCCCGACCCCACCTGCAGCCGGCGCGCCTCGGTCCGCTCGCTCGCCAGCCTTGCGCGTTCCTCGTCGAAGATGCGGGCGCGCAGCAGCTGCAAGGCCTTGGCCTTGTTCTTGTGCTGCGAGCGCTCGTCCTGCACCGCCACCACGATGCCGGTCGGCATATGAGTGATGCGCACGGCCGAATCGGTGGTGTTGACGTGCTGGCCGCCGGCGCCCGAGGCGCGGAACGTATCGATGCGCAGATCCGCATCGTTGATCTGGACGTCGACGTCCTCGGCCTGCGGCAACACCGCCACCGTCGCCGCCGAGGTGTGGATGCGCCCGCCCGATTCCGTCTCCGGCACGCGCTGCACCCGGTGGACGCCCGATTCGAACTTCAGCCGGGCGAAGACCTGGTCGCCGGTCACCGACGCGATCACTTCCTTGAAGCCGCCAACCTCGCCCTCGCTCGCCGAAACGATCTCGACCTTCCAGCCTTTCAGCTGCGCATAGCGCTGATACATGCGGAAAAGATCGCCGGCAAAGAGCGCCGCCTCGTCGCCGCCGGTTCCAGCCCGCACCTCGAGGATGACGTTGCGATCGTCCGCCACATCCTTGGGCAGAAAGCCGATGCGGACCTCCTGCGCCAGCGCCTCGACGCGTTCGCGCAAGTCGTCCAGCTCGAGCTCGGCAAGCTCGCGCATTTCCGCATCCGCCGCCGGATCGGTAAGCATCGCCTCCACGCCCGCCAGCTCTTCCTCGGCCTTGCGCAGCGCCGTGATCCGCGCGGCCAGCGGCTCCAGTTCGGCATAGTCGCGCGACAGGCGGACATAGGTCTGCGGGTCCGGATTCTGGCTCATCCGGTATTCGAGTTCGGCGACGCGCGTCAGCAGCGCATCCAGTTTTTCCGCCGGGATCATGGCGTTACGATCCTCAAGGTTCGGGAAAAGAAGCCCTTGCGGGCAAGGCAGGCCCTTCGGGGAGGCAGCCTCGCTACAAGGCAACGTCCGTGTCGGACGCAAAGGCGCGCAGGAAGCCACGGATATCGGCGGCGGCCGCCGGCTCGTCGAGACGCGGCAGCAGGCGCGTCGCCAGCCGGCCGACATCGAGCGTGCGGACCATCGCCTTTACCGGGCCGAGAGCCGACGCCGACATCGAAAGGCTGCGATAGCCCAGCGCCGCGAGCGCCATCGCCTCCAGCGGCCGTCCGGCGATCTCGCCGCACAGCGTGACCGGGGTGGCATAGGCCTTGGCCTTGTCGACGATATGCTTCAGCGCCCGCAGGAAAGCAGGGCTCATCGTGTCAAAGCGGCCCGCAACCCGGGTGTTGCCCCGGTCGACGGCACTGAAGAACTGGAACAGATCGTTCGAGCCGATCGAGACGAAGTCCACCGCCTGGAACAGCTCGTCGAGCTGGTAGAGGAGCGAAGGCACCTCGATCATCACCCCGAGCATCAGCCGCTCGGGAACCGGATAGCCGTGGCGGCGCAGGTGCTTCATCTCGCGCTCGACCACGCCGCGGGCGCGGTGGAACTCGGCAACCTCGGTCACCATCGGGAACATCAGCTTCAGATCGCGCCCGGCAGCGGCATGCAGCAGGGCCCGGACCTGGGTGCGCAGGATCCCCGGACGATCAAGGCCGAAGCGGATCGCCCGCCAGCCCATGGCCGGGTTCTCTTCCTGGATCGCCCGCAGGTAAGGCAGTACCTTGTCGCCGCCGATATCCAGCGTGCGGAAGGTCACGGGCCGTCCACCCGCTGCATCCAGCACCTGGCGGTAATAGTCGCGCTGCTCGCTCATCCGCGGAAAGGCGGAGGCGACCATGAACTGCAGCTCGGTGCGGAACAGCCCGACGCCGCTCGCCCCCGATTCGGCAACCGCCGGCAGGTCGACCAGCAGGCCGGCATTCAGCTGCAGCGAGACATCCACCCCGTCGCGGCTGATCGAGGGCTTGTTGCGCAGCCGCCGGTACTGGGCCTGCCGGCGAGCGCGGAAGCGGACCTTCTCCGCATAGGCATTCTCGATGTCGGTTGCCGGCCGCAGATGCACCTGGCCGCTCTCGCCGTCGACGATGATCGGATCGCCGGCCTCGGCGAGGCTGACGAGATTGTCCGCAAGTCCCACCGCCGCGATGCCCAGGGCCCTCGCGACGATGGTGACATGGCTGGTGGGACCGCCCTCCTCCAGCGCGATGGCGCGCACCCGGTCGCGGCCGTAGTCGAGCAGCTCCGCCGCGCCCATGTTGCGGGCGATGATCACCGCGTCCTGCGGCAGGCTCTCCGACAGCGGCCCGTGCTGGCGGCCCATGAGCTCGCGGATCAGACGATGCGCGAGATCGTCGAGATCGTGCAGACGCTCGCGCAGATAGGGGTCGGTCTGGCGCAGCATGCGCGCGCGCGTGTCCGACTGCACCTTCTCCACCGCCGCCTCTGCGGTCAGGCCGTTGTTGATCGCTTCCTCGATCTTCCGGATCCAGCCCCGGTCATGGGCGAACATCCGGTACGCCTCGAGCACGTCGCGATGCTCGCCGTGCTGGGCGAAGTCGCCGGAATTCAGCAGATCGTCGAGCGAGATCCGCAGCCGGTTGATAGCCCGCTCCAGCCGCTCCAGCTCGGCGCCCGCATCCTCGGCGATCAGATTGGTGACCACGACGCGCGGCTCGTGCAGCACCACATGGCCAAGGCCCACGCCGTCGGACAGGGCAACGCCCTGGAAATGCATGGGACGGGTCAGGTCGAGCTTGGTGCCTTGCTGGACGATGGCTTCCAGCTCGCCGGCGGCGACCATCTCGGCGATCACCATCGCCGTGGTCTGCAGCGCCTCCACCTCGTCCTCGAAATAGGTCCGGTGCGACTGGTTCTGGACGACGAGCACGCCGAGCGTCCGCCCGGCGCGCAGGATCGGCACGCCGAGGAAGGAGTTGTAGGCCTCCTCACCCGTTTCCGGGCGATAGGCAAAGGCGGGATGCGCCTGGGCGTTCGGCAGGTTGAGCGGCCGCGCATCGGCGGCGATGAGGCCGACAAGGCCTTCGCCGACCTTCAGGCTGGTCTTGTGGACGGCATCGCGGTTGAGGCCCTCGGTGGCATAGAGCTCGAGGACGCCATCGGCACGCAGGATATAGACCGAGCAGACCTCGGCCACCACGTTGGCCGCGATCAGGACTACGATCTTGTCGAGCCGCTCCTGTGCGTTGATCGGCTCCGCCATGACCTCGCGGAGGCGCCGCAACAGCACGCGCGGCCCTGCGAGAGTGCTCCGCATCACCCGTCAGATCCTTTCCGCACCACCGTCATGGGCCCGCGGGCCCGAAGGCCCGCGTCGCGAGGCGGCAGGTGCCGCGGATCGCTTACCCGTCCAGATCGTATAGCGAATGGAGAGTCCGCACCGCAAGCTCGGTATAGGCGGAATCGATGAGAACCGAGATCTTGATCTCCGACGTCGTGATGGCGCGGATGTTGATTCCCTTCTCGGCAAGGCCCTGGAAACAGCGCGCGGCGATGCCCGCATGCGAGCGCATGCCGATGCCGATCACCGACACCTTGACCACGTCGCGCGCGCCCTCGACCGCCTGGTAGCCGATCAGGTCCTTCTTGTCGCGCAGCACCGAAAACGCGCGGTCGTAGTCGCTTTCCGGCACCGTGAAGGTGATGTCGGTGGTGCGCCCGTCCGGCGAGATGTTCTGGACGATCATGTCGACATTGATGTTGGCATCGGCCAGCGAGCCGAACACGGCACTGGCGACGCCGGGCTTGTCGGCCACGTTGCGGATGGAAATCTGCGCCTCGTCCTTCGCGAAGGCGATGCCGGTTACGACTTGCTGTTCCACGATCTCGTCCTCGTCGCAGATGAGTGTTCCCGGGGGCAGGCCGCCCGCGCCGAGCTGCGGCGCATCCGGGTCGTCGAAGCTGGAGCGCACGAAGGTGCGTACTCCGTGTACCATGGCCATCTCGACCGAGCGCACCTGCAGCACCTTTGCGCCGAGCGACGCCATTTCGAGCATTTCCTCGAAGGCGATGCGCTCCAGGCGGCGTGCACGGGGCACGATGCGCGGATCGGTGGTGTAGACGCCGTCGACATCGGTGTAGATGTCGCAGCGGTCGGCACGGATGGCCGCGGCCAGCGCAACCGCGCTGGTGTCGGAGCCGCCGCGCCCGAGCGTCGCGATGCGGTTGTCCGGGGCAACGCCCTGGAAACCGGCGACCACGGCCACCTGACCCTTTTCCAGCCGCTCGATCAGCTTGCCGCCGTCGATATCCGTGATACGGGCGGCGCCATGCTGGGAATCGGTCTTAAGCGGGATCTGCCAGCCCTGCCAGGACCGGGCCTCGACGCCCATGTCCTGCAGCACGATGGCCAGAAGGCCGCTCGTCACCTGCTCGCCGGACGACACCACCGCATCGTATTCGCGGGCGTCGTGCAGCAAGGAGGCCTCGCGGCACAGGCCGACCAGCTTGTTGGTCTCGCCCGACATGGCGGAGACGACGACCGCCACCTGATGGCCGGCGTCGACCTCCCGTTTCACATGCCGCGCCACATTGCGGATGCGTTCGAGATTTGCGACGGACGTGCCGCCGAACTTGAGAACCAGACGGGCCATGAGCTGTGTTAAGTCGTCTTCGAGAAGGTGAAGGTCGGCCGCCGGGACAGCGGGCCGGATCGGGCGACATCCATACAGACTGCGGCCCGCCGCCGCAACTGCCACGCTTGACAAAGAGCCTGCGACACTTGACCAAACCTTCGGGGAAAACCGAAAGGACAGCAGCATGAGCGCCGCAGAAACCGTCGCCGGCGGATCCGGCACCACGATCGATGATGCCGAGGTCGCCCGTTTCTCGGCCATGGCCGCCGAATGGTGGGATCCGGCAGGCAAGTTCCGCCCGCTGCACAAGTTCAATCCGGTGCGCCTTGCCTATATCAAGCGCCAGGTCTGCGCCCATTTTGGCCGCGACGAAAAGGCGCCGGATGCCTTTGCCGGACTGCGCCTGCTCGATATCGGCTGCGGCGGCGGCCTGCTCAGCGAGCCGATGGCCCGTCTCGGCGCGCAGGTGACCGGGGCCGACGCCTCGGCCACCAATATCGAGGTGGCAAAGATCCACGCCGCGAGCTCCGGCCTTGCCATCGACTACCGCGCCACCACGGCGGAAGCTCTGGCGGCGGCAGGCGAGCAATTCGATGTCGTCCTCAACATGGAAGTGGTCGAGCACGTCGCCGACGTGCAGCTCTACCTCGACGCCTGTGCGCAGCTGGTGAAGCCGGGCGGGCTGATGTTCGTCGCCACGATCAACCGCACGCTGAAGGCCTACGCCCTGGCGATCATCGGCGCGGAAGTCGTCCTGCGCTGGCTGCCGCGCGGCACCCACACCTACGAGAAGCTGGTGCGCCCGCAGGAACTGCTGGAGCCGCTGGCGGCGGCCGGCCTGCAGGAGATGGAGCGTTGCGGCGTCTCCTTCGATCCCCTGCGCGACCGCTGGCAGGAAACATCGGACACCGACGTCAACTACATGATGCTCTTCTCGCGGCCGGCCTGACGCCTCGCCGCTGACCGGCCGACACAAGGACACAGCCGATGGATCCCCTCGTTCTCGTTCCCGGTCTGCTTTG comes from Stappia sp. 28M-7 and encodes:
- the prmC gene encoding peptide chain release factor N(5)-glutamine methyltransferase; the encoded protein is MSAGPDDRRIGALCREARARLVAAGVETAALDARLLVAAAAGVEPVVPLTDPDRELTDEELARALSHIARRLAGEPVGRILGLREFWGLTFALSCDVLEPRPDTERLVEAVLDWCAGAQGREHPYRFADLGTGSGAIAIALLSELPNAVAVATDMAPGALATARDNAVRNGVGERFLPCLGDFASMLAPGMDFLVSNPPYISLTEESQLSREVRDHDPRAALFAGEDGLDAYRVILPQTRALLGRFAPLFLEIGASQAGAVSEMARSAGLEDIQVFQDLAGQDRVVRAACVAK
- the prfA gene encoding peptide chain release factor 1 is translated as MIPAEKLDALLTRVAELEYRMSQNPDPQTYVRLSRDYAELEPLAARITALRKAEEELAGVEAMLTDPAADAEMRELAELELDDLRERVEALAQEVRIGFLPKDVADDRNVILEVRAGTGGDEAALFAGDLFRMYQRYAQLKGWKVEIVSASEGEVGGFKEVIASVTGDQVFARLKFESGVHRVQRVPETESGGRIHTSAATVAVLPQAEDVDVQINDADLRIDTFRASGAGGQHVNTTDSAVRITHMPTGIVVAVQDERSQHKNKAKALQLLRARIFDEERARLASERTEARRLQVGSGDRSERIRTYNFPQGRVTDHRIGLTLYKLPEVVSGEALDDVIEPLALDHQATLLAAEGL
- the ptsP gene encoding phosphoenolpyruvate--protein phosphotransferase — translated: MRSTLAGPRVLLRRLREVMAEPINAQERLDKIVVLIAANVVAEVCSVYILRADGVLELYATEGLNRDAVHKTSLKVGEGLVGLIAADARPLNLPNAQAHPAFAYRPETGEEAYNSFLGVPILRAGRTLGVLVVQNQSHRTYFEDEVEALQTTAMVIAEMVAAGELEAIVQQGTKLDLTRPMHFQGVALSDGVGLGHVVLHEPRVVVTNLIAEDAGAELERLERAINRLRISLDDLLNSGDFAQHGEHRDVLEAYRMFAHDRGWIRKIEEAINNGLTAEAAVEKVQSDTRARMLRQTDPYLRERLHDLDDLAHRLIRELMGRQHGPLSESLPQDAVIIARNMGAAELLDYGRDRVRAIALEEGGPTSHVTIVARALGIAAVGLADNLVSLAEAGDPIIVDGESGQVHLRPATDIENAYAEKVRFRARRQAQYRRLRNKPSISRDGVDVSLQLNAGLLVDLPAVAESGASGVGLFRTELQFMVASAFPRMSEQRDYYRQVLDAAGGRPVTFRTLDIGGDKVLPYLRAIQEENPAMGWRAIRFGLDRPGILRTQVRALLHAAAGRDLKLMFPMVTEVAEFHRARGVVEREMKHLRRHGYPVPERLMLGVMIEVPSLLYQLDELFQAVDFVSIGSNDLFQFFSAVDRGNTRVAGRFDTMSPAFLRALKHIVDKAKAYATPVTLCGEIAGRPLEAMALAALGYRSLSMSASALGPVKAMVRTLDVGRLATRLLPRLDEPAAAADIRGFLRAFASDTDVAL
- a CDS encoding aspartate kinase, translating into MARLVLKFGGTSVANLERIRNVARHVKREVDAGHQVAVVVSAMSGETNKLVGLCREASLLHDAREYDAVVSSGEQVTSGLLAIVLQDMGVEARSWQGWQIPLKTDSQHGAARITDIDGGKLIERLEKGQVAVVAGFQGVAPDNRIATLGRGGSDTSAVALAAAIRADRCDIYTDVDGVYTTDPRIVPRARRLERIAFEEMLEMASLGAKVLQVRSVEMAMVHGVRTFVRSSFDDPDAPQLGAGGLPPGTLICDEDEIVEQQVVTGIAFAKDEAQISIRNVADKPGVASAVFGSLADANINVDMIVQNISPDGRTTDITFTVPESDYDRAFSVLRDKKDLIGYQAVEGARDVVKVSVIGIGMRSHAGIAARCFQGLAEKGINIRAITTSEIKISVLIDSAYTELAVRTLHSLYDLDG
- the ubiG gene encoding bifunctional 2-polyprenyl-6-hydroxyphenol methylase/3-demethylubiquinol 3-O-methyltransferase UbiG — protein: MSAAETVAGGSGTTIDDAEVARFSAMAAEWWDPAGKFRPLHKFNPVRLAYIKRQVCAHFGRDEKAPDAFAGLRLLDIGCGGGLLSEPMARLGAQVTGADASATNIEVAKIHAASSGLAIDYRATTAEALAAAGEQFDVVLNMEVVEHVADVQLYLDACAQLVKPGGLMFVATINRTLKAYALAIIGAEVVLRWLPRGTHTYEKLVRPQELLEPLAAAGLQEMERCGVSFDPLRDRWQETSDTDVNYMMLFSRPA